One stretch of Mus pahari chromosome 15, PAHARI_EIJ_v1.1, whole genome shotgun sequence DNA includes these proteins:
- the LOC110333318 gene encoding histone H3.3-like: MVRTKQTARKSTGGKAPKKQLATNATPKSAPSTGGVKKPHRYRPGTVALREIRRYQKSNELLIRKLPFQCLMREITQDFKTDLCFQSAAIGALQEASAAYLVGLFEDTNLCAIHAKRVTIIPKDNQLARRIRGKHA, from the coding sequence ATGGTTCGTACAAAGCAGACTGCCCGCAAATCCACCGGTGGTAAAGCACCCAAGAAACAACTGGCTACAAATGCCACTCCCAAGAGTGCGCCCTCTACTGGAGGGGTGAAGAAACCTCATCGTTACAGGCCTGGTACTGTAGCACTCCGTGAAATCAGACGCTATCAGAAGTCCAATGAACTTCTGATCCGCAAGCTCCCCTTTCAGTGTCTGATGCGAGAAATTACTCAGGACTTCAAAACAGATCTGTGCTTCCAGAGTGCAGCTATTGGTGCTTTGCAGGAGGCAAGTGCGGCCTATCTGGTTGGCCTTTTTGAAGATACCAATCTGTGTGCTATCCATGCCAAACGTGTAACAATTATACCAAAAGATAACCAGCTAGCACGCCGCATACGTGGAAAACATGCTTAA